In Burkholderia contaminans, the following proteins share a genomic window:
- a CDS encoding SPFH domain-containing protein, protein MDSLIIWVVLLVIAIVIVSKTVKIVPQQHAWVLERFGRYHATLSPGLNIVLPFVDRIAYRHVLKEIPLDVPSQVCITRDNTQLQVDGVLYFQVTDPMKASYGSSNFVLAITQLAQTTLRSVVGKLELDKTFEERDFINHNIVSALDQAAANWGVKVLRYEIKDLTPPKEILHAMQAQITAEREKRALIAASEGRKQEQINLASGAREAAIQKSEGERQAAINQAQGEAAAILAVAEANAQAIQKIANAMQSQGGMDAVNLKVAEQYVSAFSNLAKQGNTLIVPANLSDLGTAISSALTIVKSAGAASGGKA, encoded by the coding sequence ATGGATTCGCTGATCATCTGGGTGGTCCTGCTCGTCATCGCGATCGTGATCGTGTCGAAGACGGTGAAGATCGTGCCGCAGCAGCATGCGTGGGTGCTCGAGCGCTTCGGGCGCTATCACGCGACGCTGTCGCCCGGTCTCAATATCGTGCTGCCGTTCGTCGATCGCATCGCCTACCGGCACGTGTTGAAGGAAATCCCGCTCGACGTGCCGAGCCAGGTCTGTATCACGCGCGACAACACGCAGCTGCAGGTCGACGGCGTGCTGTACTTCCAGGTGACCGATCCGATGAAGGCGTCGTACGGGTCGAGCAACTTCGTGCTCGCGATCACGCAGCTCGCGCAAACGACGTTGCGCTCGGTGGTCGGCAAGCTCGAACTCGACAAGACGTTCGAGGAGCGCGACTTCATCAACCACAACATCGTGTCGGCACTCGATCAGGCCGCGGCGAACTGGGGCGTGAAGGTTCTGCGCTACGAGATCAAGGACCTGACGCCGCCGAAGGAAATCCTGCACGCGATGCAGGCGCAGATCACCGCGGAGCGCGAAAAGCGTGCGCTGATTGCCGCTTCCGAAGGCCGCAAGCAGGAGCAGATCAATCTCGCGTCGGGTGCGCGCGAAGCAGCGATCCAGAAATCCGAAGGCGAGCGGCAGGCCGCGATCAACCAGGCGCAGGGCGAGGCCGCCGCGATTCTGGCGGTGGCTGAAGCGAACGCGCAAGCGATCCAGAAGATTGCGAACGCGATGCAATCGCAGGGCGGGATGGACGCGGTGAACCTGAAGGTCGCCGAGCAGTATGTCAGCGCGTTCTCGAATCTCGCGAAGCAGGGCAACACGCTGATCGTGCCGGCGAATCTGTCGGATCTCGGCACGGCGATCTCGTCGGCGCTGACGATCGTCAAGAGCGCGGGGGCCGCCTCGGGCGGGAAGGCGTGA